The following nucleotide sequence is from Romeriopsis navalis LEGE 11480.
AAATCTTTTCTTAGCCGGCTATTTCAGACGCTCACCCAGCTACCGGCGCCCCTACGTATTCTGAGTTTTATCCTCATATTGGGGTTATTTTGGGTACCGATCGCTTTGCCGATCCAACTGCTGATCAAGGATCAAAATCTGGTTTCCTTGATCACGATGCCAGTGCTATACGTCATTTTTCTGGTGCTGTTGCAACTCTGGGGCCGTTGGGGACATCCAGAAGAATCATATCTGCTCCAGCGTTACGGTATGCGGCGTCCCAAAGCCTGGATCTACGAATGGCTCGGCGGGTTGGGCATTGGCTATGGGGTAGTGCTGCTGCTATACGAGCTGCAGGGAGGCATGGGATGGATCCGCTGGTTTAACCCAAACCGGCCAATGCCTTGGCTGTTGCTGGAAGGCTTCGCCATTGCCGCATTGATTGGGTTAGCCGAGGAAATCCTATTTCGCGGCTGGCTGCTCGACGAACTCAAGCGGAATTATCAACCCAATACCGCACTCGTGGCGACCAGTGTGATTTTTGCACTGCTCCATGGTCTCCGGCTTGTCCCCGCCTCAGTCCAATGGATCTCACTGGCGCTATTAAGTTGGGCCTTAGGCATGGCCAAGCGGGTCACGGGCGATCGTCTCGGACTATCCGCCGGGCTCCATGCTGGCTTGGTCTGGTGCTATTACGTTTTGAACGTGGGGCAAATGTTTCAGTACACCAACAAAGTGCCGGTTTGGCTCACTGGCTTTGAGAAAAATCCCTTAGCTGGCCTCGTGGGAATTTTGACCATGCTCGGTTTGGCCATCGGCATCACGTTTGCACGCCAACGCCAACGGCTGAAGTCGTTACACTAACGAACAGCACTACACCGATCGCCGCATTTAGACGACTGCAAGCCGCCGCAAGCTGACGCACGACCAATCGCCCCAACGGGTCGATCGAAAAGAGTGCACAATGAAGTTAGACAAGCAACTACCCAAAAATTACAAGACGAAGTTACCCAGCTAGGTTTATGAATTCGATCGAGCAACTCAACGCCCAATTAGCCAATCTCAAAGACAGTACGGCTCAACTGAAAACCCTGTTGTCGAACCATGCAGCCGAGACGGATGCGGTGATGCCAACATTAGCCACGATTCAGACCACCGCCACCACAATTACCGCGATCGGACCCGCCGAACCCAACATTAAAGTCGCGGGCATGTATGAAATCTGGTCAGAGCTGGTGATGGCATTAGTCGCCGCACAGCAACAGACCTTGGGGAAGTCAGAGTCAATCGCATTGGAACAAGCGATCGTCGCAGTCCGAACCCTGCGTCGCACATTCAACCTCGCACCGGGTGGGGCATAACGCTGTGTGACGGGGCGATCGGGGCGCCGGATACGCCGCCAAAGCAGGCAGAGGCAAGTCAGCTTACAACACTTGACCAAGCAAGGCTGGCAAGCACGGCAAAACGCCGGCCCCATCAGTCACTATGCCTGATCCGAAAGACAGTTATAAAGGATAGCACCGCATAACAACCCCCCAAAGACCAACCAGGCCAAACCACCACCCGCCACTGCGACAATAAACGCCACCATCAATAACCAAGCATAAATCGATAAGACAATTGACTGGGCCAAGGCGATTAGGGCTTGCATAGAAAAAATATCGACAACAACAGCGATGACCTAACACACCAGCCGATACAACTTATGCATACCCGCAACGCATTGCCCCAAAAACAACAGTTCGTCCCCGGATGTCATATCTAGGGACGAACTATGTGCGATCAACGCAATTAAATTTTGCTCAATTAGAACCCGTCAGCCCACAAAGTCCCTTCGCCCGGCACAACATTCGTAATCACATTTGCGGGGGTCGCGGGCTCATTTTGCGCCAGATTCACCCGAACGACGGTATAACCTGCAACAAACATGGCGCCAGCGGCCATTAGACTAATCAATGCTCGTTCTTGAGCCGAAACCTGTGTTGAAGTATTGGAGTGCATGGAGTTGGGCCTCGATTAAAAACTTCAACTCCTATAGTCTCAGATATTTTTCGTAGCAGTC
It contains:
- a CDS encoding CPBP family intramembrane glutamic endopeptidase, with amino-acid sequence MKSFLSRLFQTLTQLPAPLRILSFILILGLFWVPIALPIQLLIKDQNLVSLITMPVLYVIFLVLLQLWGRWGHPEESYLLQRYGMRRPKAWIYEWLGGLGIGYGVVLLLYELQGGMGWIRWFNPNRPMPWLLLEGFAIAALIGLAEEILFRGWLLDELKRNYQPNTALVATSVIFALLHGLRLVPASVQWISLALLSWALGMAKRVTGDRLGLSAGLHAGLVWCYYVLNVGQMFQYTNKVPVWLTGFEKNPLAGLVGILTMLGLAIGITFARQRQRLKSLH